A genome region from Nicotiana tabacum cultivar K326 chromosome 13, ASM71507v2, whole genome shotgun sequence includes the following:
- the LOC107814824 gene encoding non-specific lipid transfer protein GPI-anchored 14 encodes MKKLSMVCMLVVTLAVAAMATIEDDEKDCADQLTTLAACIPYVSGTAKKPTAECCEDTQKVRAAKPKCLCVLIKESTDPSLGLPINTTLALQMPSACNIDAKVSDCPSILKLPADSPDAKIFKIADADSTSTSSGTSTPASSSSSAGSDAKNSSTTTTGTSGVAEQSVSIMLTMALTSIALIFI; translated from the exons atgaagaagttatcAATGGTCTGCATGTTAGTTGTGACATTAGCAGTAGCAGCAATGGCTACTATAGAAGACGACGAAAAAGACTGCGCAGACCAACTCACAACTCTAGCAGCATGCATTCCATATGTGAGTGGCACAGCAAAGAAGCCTACTGCTGAATGTTGTGAGGATACTCAGAAAGTTAGAGCTGCTAAGCCTAAATGCCTTTGTGTTCTTATCAAAGAGAGCACTGATCCCTCTTTAGGCCTCCCTATCAATACTACTTTGGCTCTTCAAATGCCCTCTGCTTGTAATATTGATGCCAAAGTCTCTGATTGCCCAT CAATACTGAAGCTCCCAGCAGATTCACCAGATGCAAAGATCTTTAAAATAGCTGATGCAGATTCCACTTCTACttcatctggaacctcaactccAGCTTCCTCTTCTAGTTCAGCAGGTTCAGACGCCAAGAATTCTAGTACTACAACTACAGGCACCAGTGGGGTTGCAGAGCAAAGCGTCAGCATAATGTTGACTATGGCACTGACATCAATTGCACTGATCTTCATTTAG